In Pseudoalteromonas xiamenensis, the following are encoded in one genomic region:
- a CDS encoding dicarboxylate/amino acid:cation symporter, whose product MPKIPLNLQWLRSSWTVFFGALVGIYIGLYDTQYLSIVAPLGQFYLDVLTMCILPILLTAISLSIGRLLKQANSQWLLLRLSLVFFACLLGASTLGALAGAIFTPGSQLDTESLKAIGQIIQDFSNADLVVDLHTPYEAPPEQSMLQAFLFSLVPANIFSALSHGYTVKVLFFALLFGFAIGAIRQQASDHLCLSFEGIYAAFTKIVQWMMYLFPFGLCGLLASTLSKIGGEALVAMIKFVPVVILAFISWFLIVYALMCWRLKHWVMPFTALKEPMTISLGTANTMASLPSALKSMHEQFGYDKQSVDLLIPLTFNLCRIGPTLYFALATMFVIQIYNVDLTFGVFMVVVLGSLLAGTATAGSSGVSMLTMLSLVSGPLGLPLDAVLILFVVVDPIIAPFRVMAIVHSACAIVTWVLPKPAHPMQTPLVSTH is encoded by the coding sequence ATGCCTAAGATCCCTTTAAATTTGCAATGGCTACGTTCGAGCTGGACGGTCTTCTTTGGTGCGCTAGTTGGTATTTACATTGGCCTATATGACACCCAATATCTTTCTATCGTTGCGCCGCTAGGTCAGTTTTACCTCGATGTGCTGACCATGTGTATTTTACCTATTCTGCTTACTGCTATCTCACTCAGTATTGGTCGCCTGTTGAAACAAGCGAATAGCCAATGGTTGCTGCTGCGCCTATCGTTGGTCTTTTTTGCCTGTTTGTTAGGCGCAAGCACGCTTGGCGCACTCGCTGGTGCGATTTTCACCCCTGGCAGCCAATTAGATACGGAATCGCTAAAAGCCATTGGACAAATCATTCAAGATTTCTCCAATGCCGATCTGGTGGTGGATTTGCATACGCCGTATGAAGCGCCTCCTGAACAATCCATGCTTCAGGCATTTCTGTTTAGCTTAGTGCCCGCCAATATTTTTTCCGCACTCAGTCACGGGTATACCGTAAAAGTGTTGTTCTTCGCACTGTTGTTTGGTTTTGCCATTGGTGCAATTCGCCAACAAGCCTCTGACCATTTGTGCCTCTCATTTGAAGGGATCTATGCTGCGTTTACAAAAATAGTGCAATGGATGATGTATCTCTTCCCATTCGGTTTGTGTGGTCTACTTGCCAGTACATTGTCGAAGATTGGTGGCGAAGCCTTGGTGGCTATGATCAAGTTTGTGCCCGTCGTAATACTCGCCTTTATTTCATGGTTTCTGATTGTCTACGCGTTGATGTGCTGGCGCTTAAAGCATTGGGTTATGCCGTTTACGGCGCTAAAAGAACCAATGACGATTTCGCTTGGCACAGCAAACACCATGGCCAGTTTACCAAGCGCATTAAAATCCATGCATGAACAATTTGGTTATGACAAACAAAGTGTGGATCTCCTTATTCCACTCACCTTCAATCTGTGCCGTATTGGTCCGACACTCTATTTCGCGCTCGCGACCATGTTTGTTATCCAAATCTACAACGTGGATCTGACGTTCGGCGTGTTTATGGTGGTGGTACTCGGTTCCTTGCTTGCAGGGACCGCAACGGCGGGGTCATCGGGTGTTTCAATGCTAACGATGTTGAGTTTGGTCTCGGGACCACTCGGTTTACCTTTGGATGCGGTACTTATTCTGTTTGTGGTGGTAGACCCTATCATCGCGCCATTTAGAGTGATGGCTATCGTACATAGTGCCTGTGCAATTGTGACCTGGGTGCTACCGAAACCGGCGCACCCGATGCAAACACCGCTTGTCTCAACACATTAG
- a CDS encoding substrate-binding periplasmic protein, with amino-acid sequence MKPILQRGELRIAMYQHDTPPFYFTQDNALTGLDVELMQGFANHLGIPARFLRHAKTLNEAVQMVEEGKADIAICKLSITFNRAQKVLFTKPYIRLRKALLINRVLLQKQQGKRSKYETIQTLEGKLAVIGNSSYEDYAKQRFVHMEIVPYPTWQDAVNAVRQQQVVAAFRDEVEIKKVIVDNNNDAVNVMTVVLDNDFDNKGIAVSRDAGYLKYLLELYMDNLNLELTANRVLFDYPKLIEHIHRNQLKED; translated from the coding sequence TTGAAGCCCATTTTACAACGAGGCGAACTCCGCATCGCAATGTATCAACACGACACACCACCTTTCTATTTCACTCAAGACAACGCGCTGACCGGCTTAGATGTCGAGCTGATGCAAGGCTTCGCCAACCACCTTGGCATACCTGCCCGCTTCTTACGCCATGCAAAGACTTTAAACGAAGCTGTCCAAATGGTCGAAGAAGGTAAAGCGGACATTGCCATCTGCAAGCTGTCAATCACCTTTAATCGCGCACAAAAAGTCCTCTTTACCAAGCCTTACATCCGGCTGCGCAAAGCGTTGCTAATCAATCGCGTGCTACTACAAAAACAACAAGGTAAACGGTCCAAATATGAAACGATACAAACCTTAGAAGGGAAACTCGCAGTGATTGGCAATTCTTCTTACGAAGATTACGCCAAACAACGTTTTGTTCATATGGAGATAGTGCCCTACCCAACGTGGCAGGACGCAGTGAACGCCGTACGCCAGCAACAAGTGGTTGCAGCCTTCAGAGATGAAGTGGAAATCAAAAAGGTGATCGTGGATAACAATAACGATGCAGTCAACGTTATGACCGTGGTGCTCGACAACGATTTTGATAACAAAGGTATCGCCGTTTCGCGAGATGCGGGTTACTTGAAGTACCTGTTGGAGCTGTACATGGACAACCTCAACTTAGAATTAACCGCCAACAGAGTGTTGTTTGATTACCCCAAATTAATTGAACACATTCATCGTAACCAACTAAAGGAAGACTAA
- a CDS encoding DcaP family trimeric outer membrane transporter, translating into MLATKQPRLALTQCQFALLALVHTPVLAASDFSIPISVSGMLKADAIYDLSGLRGDRADYLATQAGSDSPYSRFHMRESRLKVQWQDAQHNVSGVIEGDFFANGTHSSSSIERIANGDTGRLRHAYLSGNQWLIGQTWSNFVDVRSFPETLDFSNDTGQAFVRQTQIRYSQPWQQFILSASLENPESDVINESGVQTYSSDTLPDATLRLLQQHSKGHWSVQVVLRQLSVTQNQQTHDVFGGGAAVSGRWYFGETTHLRWHFTCGKGLGRYLQEASGYAATFDGQTLNALTSKGGYLALQHHWFPTLRSNVSIGALKIDLPTSLQDNQRLNTLLSSHINTIWKSSNVLEFGLEWSWFERAQYAQPTVTQHLHGSRLQASMKYQF; encoded by the coding sequence ATGTTGGCAACAAAACAACCCCGCTTGGCGCTCACACAGTGCCAATTCGCTTTACTGGCATTGGTTCATACGCCCGTACTTGCCGCCAGTGATTTTTCGATCCCCATTTCGGTATCAGGCATGCTCAAAGCTGATGCCATCTATGACTTGTCCGGTCTACGTGGCGACCGAGCAGATTACCTCGCAACTCAAGCTGGAAGTGATTCACCCTACAGTCGATTTCATATGCGAGAAAGTCGACTGAAAGTGCAATGGCAAGATGCTCAACATAACGTGTCTGGTGTGATTGAAGGCGACTTTTTTGCCAATGGCACGCACTCAAGTAGCAGCATAGAACGAATTGCAAATGGCGATACGGGCCGATTACGCCACGCCTACCTTTCCGGCAATCAATGGTTAATTGGCCAGACTTGGTCAAATTTTGTGGATGTCCGCAGTTTTCCCGAAACCCTCGATTTCTCAAACGATACGGGTCAAGCGTTTGTGCGCCAAACACAAATTCGTTACAGCCAACCTTGGCAACAATTCATCCTTTCAGCCTCCCTCGAAAACCCTGAGTCGGATGTCATTAATGAAAGCGGTGTACAAACCTATTCTTCGGATACCCTACCCGACGCAACATTGCGTCTACTTCAGCAACACAGTAAAGGCCATTGGTCGGTTCAAGTCGTCCTGCGCCAATTGTCTGTGACGCAAAATCAGCAAACTCATGACGTATTTGGGGGCGGAGCTGCGGTGTCCGGCCGTTGGTATTTTGGCGAGACGACTCATCTTCGCTGGCACTTTACCTGTGGCAAGGGATTAGGTCGCTATTTACAAGAAGCAAGTGGCTACGCGGCAACATTTGATGGTCAAACCCTCAACGCATTAACAAGCAAAGGCGGTTATCTAGCCCTGCAACATCATTGGTTCCCGACTCTACGCAGTAACGTAAGTATTGGCGCACTCAAGATTGATTTGCCAACCTCTCTTCAAGACAACCAACGTCTGAATACGTTGCTTTCCAGTCACATTAATACCATTTGGAAATCCTCCAACGTACTGGAGTTCGGCTTGGAATGGTCGTGGTTTGAGCGCGCCCAATACGCTCAACCAACGGTGACACAGCACCTCCATGGTTCTCGCCTGCAGGCCTCGATGAAATACCAATTTTAA
- a CDS encoding MFS transporter, with translation MSKSNTKAWCSPFSFLVLSTIIMAVTFSGWNAMLNNFAIETASFNGANIGMLQSLREIPGFLAFTAIFVLLVLKEQTFALISLCLISIGVAITGLFPTVYGLYATTVLMSVGFHYFETLNQSLSLQWFSKDEAPEKLGKLLSIKSMASLVTFAFVWAGFSWFTLGYTAMYMIIGGFGLLLTAYLTLSHPYFPQKTTQHKKLILRKEYTLYYLLTFFSGARRQIFMVFAGFLMVEKFGFDVAQITTLYMLNHVINIFLAPKIGQMISRIGEQRALTIEYSGLIVVFIGYALVESSELAATLYVVDHVFFAMAIALKTYFQKIAEPEDIASTAGVSFTINHIAAVVIPAAFGIVWLYDNALVFYFGAALAACSLLLSQMINRHLAKRQLTQAASC, from the coding sequence ATGTCAAAGTCGAATACCAAAGCGTGGTGTTCACCATTTAGCTTTTTAGTGTTGTCCACCATCATAATGGCGGTCACCTTTTCTGGGTGGAATGCGATGCTCAATAACTTTGCTATCGAAACCGCGTCATTCAATGGGGCGAATATCGGTATGCTGCAATCGTTACGAGAGATACCGGGATTCCTCGCGTTTACGGCCATCTTTGTGTTGTTGGTACTGAAAGAGCAAACTTTTGCGTTGATCAGTTTATGTCTGATTTCAATCGGCGTTGCGATTACGGGTTTGTTTCCTACCGTTTATGGCTTATATGCGACTACCGTATTGATGTCAGTAGGGTTTCATTATTTTGAAACGTTAAACCAGTCGCTTAGTTTACAATGGTTTAGTAAAGATGAAGCGCCAGAAAAGCTGGGCAAATTGTTGTCTATCAAGTCGATGGCGTCGCTTGTAACGTTTGCGTTTGTGTGGGCGGGATTTAGCTGGTTCACCTTAGGGTATACTGCGATGTACATGATCATTGGTGGATTCGGTTTGCTGTTGACCGCCTATTTGACGTTGTCACACCCTTATTTTCCACAAAAGACAACACAGCATAAGAAGCTAATCTTAAGAAAAGAATACACCTTGTACTACTTGTTAACGTTCTTTTCTGGAGCACGTCGACAAATTTTTATGGTGTTTGCGGGTTTCTTGATGGTGGAAAAGTTCGGTTTTGATGTCGCACAAATTACGACGTTGTACATGCTTAACCACGTCATTAACATCTTCCTAGCGCCTAAAATTGGGCAAATGATCAGTCGCATTGGCGAACAACGCGCGCTCACGATTGAATACAGTGGTTTGATTGTGGTGTTCATTGGCTATGCGCTGGTGGAATCCAGTGAATTGGCCGCGACGCTGTATGTCGTTGACCATGTGTTCTTCGCGATGGCGATTGCACTGAAAACCTATTTTCAGAAAATTGCAGAGCCTGAAGACATTGCTTCAACAGCTGGGGTGAGTTTTACCATCAATCACATTGCTGCGGTTGTTATCCCTGCGGCATTCGGTATTGTGTGGTTGTACGACAATGCATTGGTGTTTTACTTTGGTGCAGCGCTGGCGGCATGTTCGCTGCTGCTTAGCCAAATGATCAATCGCCATCTGGCTAAGCGACAACTGACTCAAGCCGCAAGTTGCTAA